One genomic window of bacterium includes the following:
- a CDS encoding inositol monophosphatase family protein has product MPALSPTVVTALRAAHAAAGVQRRFFRRLERVDYKGRNDPVTEADRAAEDTIVGILQEAYPSHAILGEEGGRRGRGAHTWLVDPLDGTSNYARGIPWFATSLALHEEPAGLTLGVIMNPMLGEVYAAERGRGAFSAFLADLPTDPAGWDDLIPWRRLHVSAVASLRDAAFATGFPHDVTETRVNLDHFVDVRLEAAIVRSLGSAALALAAVAAGHLDGYWEIGPKAWDFAAGMLMVEEAGGRISDLRGRPVPATGDAGQLVATNGALHDATIAVLARGGSGLD; this is encoded by the coding sequence ATGCCGGCATTGTCTCCCACCGTCGTGACCGCCCTGCGTGCCGCGCATGCCGCGGCCGGCGTGCAGCGCCGCTTTTTCCGGCGCCTCGAGCGGGTCGATTACAAGGGCCGCAACGACCCCGTCACCGAGGCCGACCGTGCGGCCGAAGACACGATCGTCGGCATCCTTCAAGAGGCCTACCCATCGCACGCGATCCTCGGCGAGGAAGGCGGACGGCGCGGCCGGGGGGCGCACACGTGGCTCGTCGATCCGCTCGACGGCACGTCCAATTACGCGCGCGGCATACCGTGGTTTGCCACGAGCCTCGCCTTGCACGAGGAGCCGGCCGGCCTCACACTCGGCGTGATCATGAACCCGATGCTCGGCGAAGTGTACGCCGCGGAGCGCGGCCGGGGGGCGTTCTCCGCATTTTTGGCCGACCTGCCGACCGACCCCGCCGGGTGGGACGACCTCATCCCGTGGCGGCGGCTCCACGTGTCGGCGGTCGCGAGTCTGCGGGACGCCGCCTTCGCCACGGGCTTCCCGCACGACGTCACCGAGACGCGCGTCAACCTCGACCACTTCGTCGACGTTCGCCTGGAGGCCGCGATCGTCCGCTCACTCGGATCGGCGGCGCTGGCCCTCGCCGCGGTGGCCGCGGGCCATCTCGACGGCTACTGGGAGATCGGGCCGAAGGCCTGGGACTTCGCCGCCGGCATGCTCATGGTCGAGGAGGCCGGCGGGCGGATCAGCGATCTTCGGGGACGCCCGGTGCCCGCCACCGGAGACGCCGGACAGTTGGTGGCGACAAACGGCGCCCTCCACGACGCGACGATCGCCGTCCTCGCCCGCGGCGGCAGCGGACTCGATTGA
- a CDS encoding CBS domain-containing protein codes for MLYLSQIIGKPVYDASGDAFDRVADLVIYHGTEKFPKITGILLRGDHSRVAIIPWDAVAEFLTTAIRLRVERRHLSPRPLQPDEVLLRDNIFDSQVVDTDDLKVVRVNDIELRRIGSELRVVGADVGTRSLLRRLGLEPLVAGAFERFGRPLPQGVIPWNLVAVLGGTMTPLKLTISREKLKHIHPADLADLLEELDRDERVEMMTALADETAADVLEEAEPEVQTAVIQELPRERAADVLEEMAPDEAADVLGELPEARADELISLMEEDKAEEVSRLLQYPPETAAGKMTTEFIALAETMTVEQVLARLRETKPDDESIYYLYVVDAQERLAGVLSIRSLLVSPPETPISQLMRTEVFYVPPDASVDDVAGALVKYDLLAVPVVEPAGRLVGIVTVDDLIDILVETYGPRKLGGGVDLLRRKASRESAATPGSRPPGGDPGVGGAGGPQPSG; via the coding sequence ATGCTCTACCTGAGCCAGATCATCGGCAAGCCGGTGTATGACGCCTCGGGCGACGCGTTCGACCGGGTCGCCGACCTCGTGATCTACCACGGCACCGAAAAATTTCCCAAGATCACCGGGATTCTCTTGCGCGGCGACCACAGCCGCGTCGCGATCATTCCGTGGGACGCGGTCGCCGAGTTTCTGACCACCGCCATCCGGCTGCGGGTCGAGCGGCGGCATCTCTCGCCGCGGCCGCTGCAACCGGACGAAGTCCTCCTGCGCGACAACATCTTCGACAGCCAGGTCGTGGACACCGACGACCTGAAGGTCGTGCGCGTCAACGACATCGAGCTGCGCCGGATCGGCTCGGAACTCCGCGTCGTCGGCGCGGACGTCGGGACGCGGTCGCTGCTCCGGCGGCTCGGGCTCGAACCGCTCGTCGCCGGCGCGTTCGAGCGCTTCGGCCGGCCGCTGCCGCAGGGCGTGATCCCGTGGAACCTCGTGGCGGTGCTCGGCGGCACCATGACGCCCCTTAAGCTGACCATCTCGCGGGAGAAACTGAAGCACATCCACCCCGCCGACCTCGCGGACCTCCTGGAAGAGCTCGACCGCGACGAGCGGGTCGAGATGATGACCGCGCTCGCCGACGAGACCGCCGCCGACGTCCTCGAAGAGGCCGAGCCGGAGGTGCAGACCGCCGTGATCCAGGAGCTGCCGAGGGAGCGGGCGGCCGACGTGCTCGAGGAGATGGCTCCGGACGAGGCCGCGGACGTCCTCGGGGAGCTCCCGGAAGCGCGGGCCGACGAGCTGATCTCGCTGATGGAAGAGGACAAGGCGGAAGAAGTCAGCCGCCTGCTCCAGTATCCGCCGGAGACGGCCGCCGGGAAGATGACGACGGAGTTCATCGCCCTGGCGGAGACGATGACGGTCGAGCAGGTGCTGGCGCGGCTCCGCGAGACCAAGCCCGACGACGAGTCCATCTACTATCTCTACGTGGTCGACGCCCAGGAGCGGCTCGCCGGCGTCCTCTCGATCCGGTCGCTCCTGGTGTCGCCGCCGGAGACGCCGATCTCGCAACTGATGCGCACCGAGGTATTCTACGTCCCGCCGGACGCCAGCGTCGACGACGTCGCCGGGGCTCTCGTCAAGTACGACCTGCTGGCCGTGCCGGTCGTCGAGCCTGCGGGGCGGCTCGTGGGCATCGTCACCGTCGACGACCTGATCGACATTCTGGTCGAGACGTACGGGCCCCGGAAGCTCGGCGGCGGCGTCGACCTTCTGCGGCGCAAGGCATCCCGCGAGTCCGCCGCCACGCCGGGGTCGCGCCCGCCGGGGGGCGACCCCGGCGTGGGCGGGGCAGGCGGGCCGCAGCCGTCCGGATGA
- a CDS encoding Nramp family divalent metal transporter gives MNFSLPILRRAGRAAAMSRLAMFFAIMGPGIITQNVDNDAGGITTYSLAGANFGYALLWTMIPVTIALYVIQEMASRLGVVTGKGLADLIRERFGVRTTVWVMLVLLAADFGNTLAEFSGLAAGGEIFGVSKYVFVPIGALTVWLLVVRGTYRSVERIFLGASAFYVAYVVSGILARPDWGVVLRASVVPTFSFQAAYLLMFVGVIGTTIAPWMQFYLQSTVVEKGITVKDYGYTRTDVFIGSLMTDIVAWFIIVACGATIFAHHIHVETVKDAALALVPLAGRYAAALFALGLINASLFSASVLPLATSHYVCESLGFEAGVDRTMRQAPVFYGIYIALIVGACIIVLLPNAPLLQILFLSQVANGILLPFILVFMLLLVNQKRLMGAYTNSVAFNVIAWVTTVAMIILTLALVATQIFPFGG, from the coding sequence ATGAATTTCTCGCTTCCGATCCTGAGGCGCGCCGGCCGGGCGGCGGCGATGAGCCGGCTGGCGATGTTTTTCGCGATCATGGGCCCGGGCATCATCACACAGAACGTCGACAACGACGCCGGCGGCATCACCACGTACTCGCTGGCCGGCGCCAACTTCGGGTACGCGCTGCTCTGGACGATGATCCCGGTGACGATCGCGCTCTATGTCATCCAGGAGATGGCGTCCCGGCTGGGGGTGGTCACGGGCAAGGGGCTCGCCGACCTGATCCGCGAACGGTTCGGCGTCAGAACCACGGTGTGGGTCATGCTGGTGCTGCTCGCCGCCGACTTCGGCAACACCCTCGCCGAGTTCTCGGGGCTCGCCGCCGGCGGGGAGATCTTCGGCGTCTCGAAGTACGTCTTCGTCCCGATCGGCGCGCTGACGGTATGGCTGCTCGTCGTCCGGGGCACCTATCGGTCGGTCGAGCGGATCTTCCTCGGCGCGAGCGCGTTCTACGTGGCCTACGTCGTGTCCGGCATTCTGGCGCGGCCGGACTGGGGCGTCGTGTTGCGCGCGTCGGTGGTGCCCACGTTCAGCTTCCAGGCCGCCTATCTGCTGATGTTCGTCGGCGTGATCGGCACGACGATCGCGCCGTGGATGCAGTTCTACCTGCAGTCGACCGTCGTCGAAAAGGGCATCACGGTCAAGGACTACGGGTACACGCGGACGGATGTCTTCATCGGCTCGTTGATGACCGACATCGTCGCCTGGTTCATCATTGTTGCCTGCGGCGCGACGATCTTCGCCCACCACATCCACGTCGAGACCGTCAAGGACGCGGCGCTCGCGCTCGTTCCGCTCGCCGGCCGGTACGCGGCGGCGCTGTTCGCGCTCGGCCTCATCAACGCGTCGCTATTCTCCGCGTCCGTGCTGCCGCTGGCGACCTCCCATTACGTGTGCGAGTCGCTCGGGTTCGAAGCGGGCGTCGACCGCACGATGCGCCAGGCACCCGTGTTCTACGGCATCTACATCGCCCTCATCGTCGGGGCGTGCATCATCGTCCTGCTCCCCAACGCCCCGTTGCTGCAGATCCTGTTTCTGTCACAGGTCGCGAACGGCATCCTGCTGCCGTTCATCCTCGTGTTCATGCTCCTGCTCGTCAACCAGAAGCGGCTGATGGGCGCCTACACCAACTCGGTGGCGTTCAACGTCATCGCGTGGGTGACCACGGTGGCGATGATCATCCTGACCCTCGCGCTCGTGGCGACGCAG